The following nucleotide sequence is from Kiritimatiella glycovorans.
GGCGCGTGAAGATAACGGCCCCGGCCCTGCTTCGCAGGCCTGCGGGCCTACTACGAACGTGAGAGAGAACGCTCCATTTCTTTGCCTGTGCTATGCTCATTCCTCTTTGCGATCCCGGCGCCTTGGCGAGAGTCATTGCTTGTGTTTTCGACGTCGCCGTTCTCGCGCGGCTGTAAGCCGTCGCGGGCATCCGGCTTGTTGGAGATCGCTATGGTTCGCGTTTTCTGAAGGTTGAACAGAATGTGTACTCGATAATCTCCGTATCGACGTGGATGAACCCCGCTGCTCTTGCGCAGTCACGATAGTAACTCCGGTCTCTCGTCTGTGTGGGCCATGGTCGACCATAGGAGGTCGCAGAGGCGATCCCCTTTACGATGTATTTAAGGCGGACCGCAAACAACGGCTTCTTCGTCCTTGGCAGGGCAGAAGTATCGACGTCCCAGATACGGAAGAGCCCTCCAGGTTTCAGCACCCTGTATATCTCGGCAAGAGCTGCTTCAAGATCGACGCTGTGATCAAAATACATCAGGGAGAAGAATGCCGTTGCCGCGGCGAACGTGTCGTCAAGAAACTGCAACTGTCTCGCGTCCATTACGATCTTCAGCGGGCCTTCGGGTGCTTCCTCGAGCTCGTCCCGTCGGCGGTCAATTGAGACAACTTGAGAGCCCTCCAGCCGTCCGATTACGCCTTCACCACCTCCGCCAATATCGAGGACATACCCATCGAAGGATAGCGATGATATCTCAAGTTCTACCGGCTTCAGGAACAGTATATCATCTTCGTTCATAACACCTTCAAGTAAATCCTTCTGACAGCCGCTTACGGGGGTCAGTCCCCGCCTATCTCTTGTCGGCGATCCTGCTCTTCTTGCTTGCGAGCTTTCCGCTCAGCCTGCTTC
It contains:
- a CDS encoding class I SAM-dependent methyltransferase, whose product is MNEDDILFLKPVELEISSLSFDGYVLDIGGGGEGVIGRLEGSQVVSIDRRRDELEEAPEGPLKIVMDARQLQFLDDTFAAATAFFSLMYFDHSVDLEAALAEIYRVLKPGGLFRIWDVDTSALPRTKKPLFAVRLKYIVKGIASATSYGRPWPTQTRDRSYYRDCARAAGFIHVDTEIIEYTFCSTFRKREP